One Hermetia illucens chromosome 4, iHerIll2.2.curated.20191125, whole genome shotgun sequence DNA segment encodes these proteins:
- the LOC119654598 gene encoding zinc finger protein 391-like has product MSLLSIEFVDPESLEIKNETIEEDISNAYSEKSCSDSGVPNAKCGEIFTSSNCGFILMCAFCGDCYRNIPEFGEHLHQHHKNQDVDFYESLWDSENEASVDSFGRDEEHDVDDCEALEEEFECETCKKQFVSHRLLEQHKCQSVSSQHISETKEEGAEKVDSKHPVKNESSNSKWSCNVCNEQCPSQQLLRQHKCKLSKKSKEKSVVKDTPDNLETTEESSQQIPEDHSDFTNNSKKQNDLSKPGSKSKRPQGKKVNPDFYCEICDQLFSYKSFFRKHGMRHAVAPIALQNDPEYLKCHYCGLKLANNAEWYDHENSHTEDTKYKCPCCPKSFKRRYQLKLHANSHTGDRPYKCPHCKAAFSNPTNMQTHVKRVHLRLMPHECTLCDKKFVKPVELTIHMRQHTGEKPYQCEECGKKFILAVQLNEHRRRHANLRDAKCPLCPMAFNGKKMLSRHMVKHSDLRPHKCATCGQAFSRKNALVAHTKIHQDFKEYVCPICGKAFAQRAGLYSHKKSHVTPLNS; this is encoded by the coding sequence ATGAGTTTACTTAgtatcgaattcgtggacccAGAAAGTCTCGAGATCAAAAACGAAACAATCGAGGAGGATATTTCCAATGCTTATTCCGAAAAATCCTGTTCAGATTCTGGCGTTCCTAATGCAAAATGTGGCGAAATATTCACCTCAAGCAATTGTGGTTTTATCTTAATGTGTGCATTCTGTGGTGATTGTTACAGAAATATTCCGGAATTTGGAGAGCATCTGCATCAACATCATAAAAACCAAGATGTGGATTTCTACGAAAGTCTTTGGGATAGCGAGAATGAGGCAAGTGTGGACAGTTTCGGTAGAGATGAAGAGCACGATGTCGATGATTGCGAGGCGCTTGAAGAGGAGTTTGAATGTGAGACTTGTAAAAAACAGTTCGTGTCGCACCGGCTACTCGAACAGCATAAATGTCAGTCTGTATCCAGTCAACACATTTCGGAAACTAAGGAAGAAGGTGCTGAGAAAGTTGACTCTAAGCATCCAGTCAAAAACGAGTCATCAAATTCTAAATGGTCTTGCAATGTCTGCAACGAACAGTGCCCCAGCCAGCAGTTGCTGCGACAACACAAGTGTAAACTCAGTAAAAAGTCCAAAGAAAAGTCCGTTGTAAAGGATACACCGGACAATCTCGAAACAACGGAAGAGTCTTCCCAACAAATTCCCGAGGATCATTCAGACTTCACTAACAACAGTAAGAAGCAGAACGATCTAAGCAAACCTGGCAGTAAATCTAAAAGGCCGCAAGGGAAAAAGGTAAACCCAGATTTCTACTGTGAAATCTGTGACCAACTATTCAGCTACAAAAGCTTCTTCAGAAAACATGGGATGCGTCATGCAGTAGCACCGATCGCGCTACAAAATGATCCTGAATATCTGAAATGCCACTATTGTGGTTTGAAACTCGCAAACAACGCCGAGTGGTATGATCACGAGAATTCTCACACGGAGGACACTAAATACAAGTGCCCCTGTTGCCCGAAAAGTTTCAAAAGACGTTATCAACTCAAATTGCACGCGAACTCCCACACGGGGGATCGACCCTACAAATGTCCTCACTGCAAGGCCGCGTTCTCTAACCCCACCAACATGCAAACCCACGTCAAGCGCGTTCACCTGCGCCTAATGCCGCACGAATGCACCCTCTGCGACAAGAAGTTCGTCAAACCCGTGGAACTTACCATCCACATGCGCCAACACACCGGTGAAAAACCTTATCAATGCGAGGAATGTGGGAAAAAGTTCATACTAGCCGTGCAACTCAACGAACACCGCAGGCGACATGCAAACTTGCGGGACGCCAAGTGTCCTTTGTGTCCGATGGCCTTTAACGGTAAGAAGATGCTATCCAGACACATGGTTAAGCATTCGGATTTACGCCCCCATAAATGTGCAACGTGCGGTCAGGCTTTTAGCCGGAAAAACGCTTTGGTCGCTCACACTAAAATCCATCAAGATTTCAAGGAGTACGTTTGTCCCATTTGTGGAAAGGCATTCGCTCAGCGAGCTGGACTGTATTCACACAAAAAATCACATGTGACCCCGCTAAATTCATAG